One bacterium genomic window, TGTTGCAATGGTCAAAGTTGTTCCAAAGTCAATGGAAACTAGGGTATTTGTGGCAGGTACAGCTCCTTCTATTGTAACAATTGTACCAACTGGACCTAAAGAAGGGGTAAGAATAATGCTTAATCCAAGCCAAGGTCTATAATTAACCCAATCACTTACCTTATCTCCTTGACCTGATGGATTTGTAATGGGATGTTCTGGTCCAGAATTATCACACCACCAATTGTAAGTAGCAGAGATTGTTCCTGAAGAGCCATCATGATAAACACCATAACCTTTGGTTAAATCACCATTTTTGTTGCTATGGAGGTTGTTGCAATGGATTGTTGAAAAAGAATTTGAGATGGAATAGATGCCATAGCCAATACCACCCGAGCCACCTGAACCCAACCAGCCTCCTGTTCCCCCTTGTCCCCCTCGGTTATTTGATATTGTATTGTTTGAAATTGTATTGCTAGTTGAATTTGAAAGATAAATGCCTGTACCAATACCACCAGGGCCACCCGAAGCCCCTCTGCCACCTGTTCCTCCTTGGCCTCCCATATTATTTGATATTGTATTTTGTGAAATTGTATTGTTTGTTGATTGATAAAGATAAACCCCACATCCAATGCCACCAAGACCGCCTGAACCACCATAGCCCCCTGTTATTCCATTTTCTCCAATTCCACCAGAAATTATGTTGTTTCTTATTGTAAAATCAGAACAGTTTATAAGAACAATCCTTCCTAAATTTGTTGAGCCAGAGCCATTTAAGGTTAAATTTTGATTTTCAATTGTTATTCCTGATTGATTGTAGTAATAAAAAATTGGCTCATTGTTATAGGTATTTGAGGTTGTAATTGTATTATTAAGGCTATTTGGCTCAATATAGATTCCATAGCCAATCCCAGGATTGCCAACTGAACCATAGAAACCACCTGCTCCTCCTTGGCCACCTGTGTTTGCTAATATTATATTTTTTGATATTATATTGTTTATTGATTGTAAAAGATATATCCCACATCCAATGCCACCAAGACCGCCTGAACCAACCCGTCCACCTGTTCCTCCTTGACCTCCTATGTTAGTTGATATTGTATTTTGTAATATTGTATTGTTTGTTGATTGATAAAGATAAATCCCACATCCCATACCCCCTGAACCACCTGAACCCCAAAAGCCCCCCGTTCCTCCCTGACCACCTCTGTTCTGGAATATTGTGTTGTTTGTGATTGTTCCATTGGTTGATGTTCCAAGATATATTCCTGTGCCCATACCACCCGAACCACCTAAAGCATAGGGACTTCCTGTTATTCCATTTTCTCCAATTCCACCAGAAATTATGTTGTTTCTTATTGTAAAATCAGAACAGTTTATAAGAACAATCCTTCCTAAATTTGTTGAGCCAGAGCCATTTAAGGTTAAATTTTGATTTTCAATTATTATTCCTGATTGATTGTAGTAATAAAAAATTGGCTCATTGTTGTAAGTATTTGTAAGTGCAATTGTATTATTATAACTATTTGACTCAAGATATATTCCATAACCATTACCAGAAATGCCAGCTGAACTACCTCCTATTCCTCCTTTGCCCCCTTGATTATTTGATATTGTATTATTTGAAATTGTATTGTTTGTTGATTGATAAAGATAAATCCCGCATCCCATACCACCCGAGCCACCTGACCTATAGTCGCCACCTGCTCCTCCTTGACCTCCTATGTTAGTTGATATTGTATTTTGTAATATTGTATTGTTTATTGAAGATAAAAGATATATCCCTGTGCCCATACCACCTGAGCCACCTGAGCCAAAGTCGCCCCCTGTTTCTCCTCGACCCCCTTGATTATTTGATATTGTATTATTTGAAATTGTATTGTTTGTTGATTGATAAAGATATATTCCACAGCCAATTCCACCCGAACCGCCTGAACCACCATAGCCCCCTGTTCCTCCTTGACCGCCTTGATTATTTGATATTGTATTATTTGAAATTGTATTGTTTGTTGATTGATAAAGATATATTCCACAGCCAATTCCACCCGAACCGCCTGAACCACCATAGCCCCCTGTTCCTCCTTGACCGCCTGTGTTATTTAAGATGGTATTTCCTCTTATCGTATTTGTCGCTGATCTATAAAGATAAATCCCTACACCAATGCCGCCACTACCTCCACCTTGCCAGCTACCCCCATTTCTTCCATCGCCACCCCTGTTGTTTTTAATTGTATTTGTTCCAATAATGTTATTATTTGAATTTGAAAGATAAACTCCACAGCCTATTCCTCCAGAACCGTCATCTCCTTTGTTATCGTGGATAAAATTATTTGTAATCACAACCCCTGATACATTTTCCAAATAAACTGCCTGCTTTGCATATCCAATATCACAATATTCAATTTTACTTCCCTGCGTTCCACTTCCAGATAGCTTAATGCCCTTCCAATGCCCAGCAGTATAAGTTGCTTGGTCAGAGGTAAATGTAATCGTGCCAAAAGGTGTGCCTACTGCGTTTAAGGTACCATAACAGATTAGAGAGGTCTCTGTAGCAAACCTTATGGTTACCTCTGGCTCAATGGTTAATTTTACCCCATTGGCAACATATACCGTATCAGTTGCAATATATGGGCTTCCTGCCAAATTCCAGGTTGTATCACCTGTAATTGTTCCAGAAACATAAGTGTCAGCCCAGGCTATCTTGCAAGCCCAAAACCCTAAAACCGCCAAAATCCCAAAAATTGACTTTCTCATTTTTACCAACCCCCTAAACAAAAAAGCAACAGCTTGATTGCCGTTGCCTTTGTAAATTTTATATAAAAACCCTTTGGGGTGACTAGGTTTAATCCCCCTTATCATTTTATAATTTTCCAAATCTTTCATTTTAGTAAAGTATAAATATCATTTTTCATTCTTGTCAACAAAAA contains:
- a CDS encoding right-handed parallel beta-helix repeat-containing protein — encoded protein: MRKSIFGILAVLGFWACKIAWADTYVSGTITGDTTWNLAGSPYIATDTVYVANGVKLTIEPEVTIRFATETSLICYGTLNAVGTPFGTITFTSDQATYTAGHWKGIKLSGSGTQGSKIEYCDIGYAKQAVYLENVSGVVITNNFIHDNKGDDGSGGIGCGVYLSNSNNNIIGTNTIKNNRGGDGRNGGSWQGGGSGGIGVGIYLYRSATNTIRGNTILNNTGGQGGTGGYGGSGGSGGIGCGIYLYQSTNNTISNNTISNNQGGQGGTGGYGGSGGSGGIGCGIYLYQSTNNTISNNTISNNQGGRGETGGDFGSGGSGGMGTGIYLLSSINNTILQNTISTNIGGQGGAGGDYRSGGSGGMGCGIYLYQSTNNTISNNTISNNQGGKGGIGGSSAGISGNGYGIYLESNSYNNTIALTNTYNNEPIFYYYNQSGIIIENQNLTLNGSGSTNLGRIVLINCSDFTIRNNIISGGIGENGITGSPYALGGSGGMGTGIYLGTSTNGTITNNTIFQNRGGQGGTGGFWGSGGSGGMGCGIYLYQSTNNTILQNTISTNIGGQGGTGGRVGSGGLGGIGCGIYLLQSINNIISKNIILANTGGQGGAGGFYGSVGNPGIGYGIYIEPNSLNNTITTSNTYNNEPIFYYYNQSGITIENQNLTLNGSGSTNLGRIVLINCSDFTIRNNIISGGIGENGITGGYGGSGGLGGIGCGVYLYQSTNNTISQNTISNNMGGQGGTGGRGASGGPGGIGTGIYLSNSTSNTISNNTISNNRGGQGGTGGWLGSGGSGGIGYGIYSISNSFSTIHCNNLHSNKNGDLTKGYGVYHDGSSGTISATYNWWCDNSGPEHPITNPSGQGDKVSDWVNYRPWLGLSIILTPSLGPVGTIVTIEGAVPATNTLVSIDFGTTLTIATAQSSDIGTFSTTFIIDTQPSCTKIITARDYLGNTAIAHFKIQGAFITKLLPTSGFVGSIITIEGVGFAGSSLSIDFGTMPTITTAYSSANGTFSITFVVSTQPPCTKLITARDFKETATTIFFLIPSPRITLVNPTSGLVGTIVTIAGSGFGPDTPITIAFGTNPNITNTLSSALGSFLTTFIVDTQPACTKLITASGDSCIGEIFATTTFKLIGIPGISLIKDGSTQTLTLSTLTYTLKYQNTGQTLLTDVVIIDNGTYYIGTLTQGQSGFLTIDY